The Thalassophryne amazonica chromosome 18, fThaAma1.1, whole genome shotgun sequence DNA window GTTACTGGAAGATCTCACAgagttattttgtgtgtgtgtgtctatatatatatatatatatatatatatatagggttgggtaggattactttgaaatgtaatccaaaagtaattagattacaagtaatccaaatgtatgtacatacatacatgtaatccacatgtattctttcaaagtaatcctacccaaccttgtatactATATTATACTATACGAGGTACCGGAAGCTGCATTTCAGAACATCAATGCTCAGCGGAAGCTGCCAGAGCAAAAAACAGCCATCGTCCCAAATGGCACACCTACAAGAACAGAACTAAGTcagatttacagtgaggaaaataagtatttgaacaccctgcgattttgcaagttctcccacttacaaatcatggaggggtctgaaattttcatcttaggtgcatgttcactgtgagagacataatctaaaaaaaaaaaaaaatccggaaatcacagtgtatgatttttttaataatttatttgtatgttactgttgcaaataagtatttgaacacctatgaaaatcaatgttaatatttggtacagtagacaTTGTTTgctattacagaggtcaaacgtttcctgtagttcttgaccaagttttcacacactgcagcagggattttggtccactcctccatacaggtcTTCTCTagatatttcaggtttggagtttcagctccctccaaagattttctattgagttcaggtctggagactggccaggccactccaggaacttgaaatgcttcttatggagcccctccttagttgccctggctgtgtgtttggggtcattgtcatgctggaagacccagccatgacccatcttcaatgctcttactgacggaaggaggttgtttgccaaaatctcgcaatacatgaccccatccatcctcccttcaatacggtgcagtcatcctgtcccctttgcagaagagcaccccctgagtatgatgtttccacccccatgcttcacgattgggatggttttcttgtggccgttctcatcctctaaacatggtaagtggagttgattccaaaaagctctattctggtctcatctgaccacataaccttctctcatgcctcctctggatcatccagatggtcaccggtgaacttcaaacgggcctggacgtgctggcttgagcagggggaccttgctgccctgcaggattttaaaccatgacaccatcatgtgttactaatgtaatctttgtgactgtggtcccagtcattgaccaggtcctcctgtgtagttctgagctttctcaaaattatccttactccacaaagtgagatcttgcatggaatcccagaccgagggagattgacagtcatcttgtgtttcttccattttctaataactaatcataacagttgttgtcttctaccaagctgcttgtctgttgtcctgtagtccatcccagccttgtgcaggtctacagttttgtccctggtgtccttacacacctctttggtcttggctatggtggacaggttggagtgtgattgattgtgtgaacaggtaacaagttcaaacaggtgcaattaatacaggtaaagagtgcagaataagagggcttcttaaaaaaaaattaacaggtctgtgtgagccagaattcttgctggttggcaggtgatcaaatacttatttgcagcagtaacatacaaataaattattaatcatacactgtgatttccagattttttttttttttttagattgtctctcacagtggacatgcacctaagatgaaaatttcagacccctccatgatttgtaagtgggagaacttgcaaaaccgcagggtgttcaaatacttattttcctcactgtaactcttTCATTTTTACTTCATATCTTTCAGAAACTTCATTGGACAACAGGGAGCATGCTGTGAATACTGCAAGGAGCTTCTGCTCTGTCATTCAGTCCGGGTGGGTCACCGGTTCAACTTTAAATGACAGGAATGTACACAAATATAGTCTGTTATACTGTCTACAAAAATATATTTGTCTTCATACTGATGTCTCTGATCGTGTCCACCACAGCGGCCTCCTGTCAGTGTTAACCTCTTCAGCCTTAAGGAGGCGACTTGTATCCTTGAGTATATCCACAACTCCTACATCACACACTTCAAACTCTATAAATATATTTTCACTCCACAGGTAGGAGCATGAAGGCAGAGTTAACTTTGAGTGAGATGTTCTCCAGCTGACACTTTTTCCCCTTCATGCTATCACAGGAAAAACTTGATCTGTATTTTTCTTACTCTGGGGTTTCAGAGGAAAACATTCTGGCGGGTGAGGATTCAGCTGTTTCAGGTAACAGTTACAGAAAATCAGTCCCAGATAGTTTCACAAAGTGtcatattttgtaaaaaaaaaaaaaaagtgttacgtGGAATGAaatttgaaaaaattaaacaaaaatggggaaaaaaaagtctAATTACAACTTATCACAAGTTAAAGTTCTCAAATGTAAATTAAGAGATAAGGAAAAGGGTCAAATTTATGTTTTCATATTAGACATGTAGACATTACACAAGACATGTCTTATGATCTTATTGTCATGATTCGTAGGGATGCATTTTTCATAAAATTGACAATCTCTGTCCTTAAATTTGTATGGCTAATTACCAACCATAGGTGGTACTGAGGTGGGACTTAAGGGGGCTGTAGCCCCCTCCCCCACCATCCCAAGGCTTTCAGTATTCCTAGTATAAGGCCACCTGAAAACTCACAATTACAGTTGAAATTCTGTTATTTTCAGCCTAATTTGGAATTACTCTGCCCTCAGTATTAATAATAGTATTGAGAGGTTTTGCCCAACGATAGCAATTGATAAATTCTCTGCAAAGTAGTAAATCACTGTTACTCAGAATAGTGTGTTATTttagattgattttttttttttttttttttacaaaatacaaTTGTATTACGGAATTGACATAACATCAACATTTAATTTTGGTCTGTATCTAAACTAATTCATAGATCTTCACAGCAAATCATTTAGGCACCTTTACTATTAACAATATAACATGGTTTTTAAGTTACATGTTGTTTTAAATTAGCTCTTTTGTTAATTTCCTTCACTTCCATAGACTAGGTCAGCTATTTTACACTTGGTGTCTTTCAGTTTTGTTTAAACAGTTGCTATTTTTCTTTCTTAATACTGTATGTAAATCAACATATATGAAGTAGGCATTTGAGTTTTAGTGTAACATGCACATTTACTACAATTTTTTTCATCCCTTTGCACTTTTTTCTGCTTCCAttttgacactttgaaatgacaagAATTGATTTATTTCATCTTTCAAACTGTCCCCCACCATTTGCATCAGATGTTGACAATGTGACAGAAGCAGAAATACCACAGAAAGAAACATCTCTTCAAACTCAAGAAGTGTCCAACTTAGAGTGTGAAGGAGCCACACTGGGTAGGACGACAGATTAAACAACACTGTTATAAATTGACTCATGCAAAAGGAAACTTTTGGCTAATTAATTTTTCTTTTAGTCTCTATGTCAGAACTGAGGGCATTAATTGAACAGGAAATCAGACAGCAGATGATGCTTGTGTCTGGACAACTGGACCAACGATTGAAAGAAATTGCAGCTCAGCACAGCAGTGCACAAGAATCCACACAGCATGAACACACCACCATCAATTCATGACTGATATTTTTTTTCCAGGCAATCCTGCATCCAGTTTGTTGATGTGAAACCAGAGCTCATAAAATAAAGACTACTCCAAGACTGGTTTTAGTGtaattaaccttttttttttttatacagcacATACATGATTCTTTTATTAAATAGAATATTTGTGTTAGATACAGTCAGACTTCACAGTTACACTAAGTGGGTTTATTGAGGAAAGGCTCTGTGCATGACAGCTAaagtattttttttctaaaaagaaCTAAAATACTGTACAGAACATAAATATTTCAAAAGGTCCTCATATATCGCTTCATAGTACTTTGTTTGCAGTGGCATATTTGTAAAACAGCCTTTATGCAATAGGTGTATATGATTATTAAATAACCAATCACAGTGCTTTAAAAATCA harbors:
- the LOC117530984 gene encoding LOW QUALITY PROTEIN: coiled-coil domain-containing protein 189-like (The sequence of the model RefSeq protein was modified relative to this genomic sequence to represent the inferred CDS: inserted 1 base in 1 codon) codes for the protein MDAKLKEQKPPKAKIMLWTDVSYHDMEEIDKLQSAADLESTLNRVFQFDIPEPQKGVLLELYVQSVFFCRENGFSKEQTSAVLSIIKSIHEVNIETSLDNREXCCEYCKELLLCHSVRRPPVSVNLFSLKEATCILEYIHNSYITHFKLYKYIFTPQEKLDLYFSYSGVSEENILAGEDSAVSDVDNVTEAEIPQKETSLQTQEVSNLECEGATLVSMSELRALIEQEIRQQMMLVSGQLDQRLKEIAAQHSSAQESTQHEHTTINS